The following are encoded in a window of Roseivirga misakiensis genomic DNA:
- a CDS encoding MFS transporter, translating into MKNTALVKSTILFCSMMTVMAGATIAPSLPEMTNAFPNNPSAETLVKLVLTIPGLFIALTSPISGWFIDKFGRIKLLASMLFLYAAAGSSGLYLNTLIEIIIGRVFLGVAVGGIMTTAVALIGDYFEGDERQQFIGTQAGIMALSGTLFISLGGVLADISWRYPFAIYLLALVAVPMVLLFLKEPIRTANISKNQDKTSIPKLAWTIFIISFIGMITFYLMPVQTPFLMQEISSVGSKETGFAIATVMLVGGVTSFQYPKLKRRFTHYQIYALTFLFMGIGYLLISTANSYAMTFPGLLISGLGAGLLMPNSNLCLVTMASPEIRGKVLGLLTTFIFLGQFASPLFFQPLIDATSIKSGFLYLSIAMIFTSFVVLLRNKRLIKN; encoded by the coding sequence TGATGACCGTGATGGCTGGGGCCACAATTGCCCCGTCATTACCAGAAATGACTAACGCATTTCCAAATAATCCAAGTGCGGAGACGCTGGTAAAGCTTGTCTTGACTATTCCAGGTCTATTCATTGCATTAACATCCCCTATTTCTGGCTGGTTTATTGACAAATTTGGTCGTATCAAGCTTTTGGCCTCTATGCTATTCTTGTACGCTGCGGCTGGCAGTTCTGGGTTGTACCTTAATACATTAATTGAAATAATTATTGGAAGGGTTTTTCTAGGAGTTGCCGTAGGTGGGATTATGACCACAGCAGTCGCGCTAATAGGCGATTATTTCGAAGGGGACGAAAGACAACAGTTTATCGGCACTCAAGCAGGTATCATGGCATTGTCTGGCACATTGTTCATTTCATTGGGTGGAGTTCTAGCCGATATCAGTTGGCGATATCCGTTCGCAATTTATCTACTGGCCTTAGTTGCTGTGCCAATGGTCTTACTTTTCTTAAAAGAGCCGATTAGAACAGCTAATATTTCAAAAAATCAGGATAAGACAAGTATTCCAAAGCTCGCCTGGACGATTTTCATCATTTCCTTTATTGGAATGATTACTTTCTATCTCATGCCCGTTCAAACACCCTTTTTAATGCAAGAGATTTCAAGTGTGGGCAGTAAAGAAACCGGCTTTGCCATTGCCACGGTCATGCTCGTAGGCGGTGTCACATCTTTCCAATACCCAAAGCTAAAAAGAAGATTCACTCACTATCAAATCTATGCATTGACTTTTCTGTTCATGGGAATAGGCTATCTATTAATCTCCACTGCAAATAGTTACGCGATGACATTTCCCGGACTATTAATTTCTGGCCTGGGTGCGGGATTACTGATGCCGAACTCAAATTTATGCCTAGTTACTATGGCTTCTCCCGAAATTAGAGGGAAGGTGCTTGGTTTGTTAACGACCTTTATTTTTCTTGGACAGTTTGCATCTCCGCTTTTTTTCCAGCCACTTATAGATGCTACCTCTATTAAAAGTGGGTTTCTCTACCTATCGATCGCCATGATCTTTACGTCATTTGTGGTTCTATTGAGAAACAAAAGACTCATCAAAAACTAA
- a CDS encoding outer membrane insertion C- signal: MRKLLVIAVILFGFSGLQQVKGQEIGVRFGNGLVSDVAFDAVFSFGQFSRIHSNVAFGNDQVGVSALLDFIYRPLGEEGFSWYTGAGPYVALGGDFQLGAAGEIGLEYQFGQVPLSLSLDWRPAFRLVDDTDFSVDGFGFNLRYVFKSKERD; the protein is encoded by the coding sequence ATGAGAAAGTTATTAGTAATAGCAGTTATACTTTTTGGATTTTCTGGCTTACAACAAGTAAAAGGTCAAGAAATTGGTGTCCGATTCGGCAATGGTCTTGTTAGCGATGTAGCTTTTGATGCCGTTTTTTCTTTTGGTCAGTTTAGTAGAATTCATTCCAATGTAGCATTTGGCAACGATCAGGTAGGTGTTAGTGCATTATTGGACTTTATTTATCGCCCATTGGGGGAAGAAGGCTTTAGCTGGTATACTGGAGCTGGCCCATATGTAGCATTGGGTGGTGATTTCCAATTAGGAGCCGCTGGTGAAATAGGACTAGAATATCAATTTGGCCAAGTGCCTCTATCTTTAAGTTTGGACTGGCGACCAGCATTTAGACTTGTCGATGATACGGACTTCAGCGTAGATGGTTTTGGATTTAACCTGAGGTACGTCTTCAAAAGTAAAGAGCGAGACTAG
- a CDS encoding YDG domain-containing protein, giving the protein MRQYEPVKSSLGLVFFSLLFNVVSFLTGENTAAIPDNLQFTGTITFEHVKDVGGTFATDNAQFYTSESQEHVLVVDGESLGTRGADNRVYSYTEDDIEAQNDFETKIRLSFSESELFDVTSTNSIYIYNNGNEAVFSITSNTGQMAGLVSIPGQSGIAVNLTDNNTAISFIDITTNNNFSIYISSLAIENVTTSNAPALDVGDATITFAQGDEPIQISPAGTVSLADETLWDGGSLSAQISTNAKPGDSLSILDDDGDDLAISIDDTDLLANDVVVGSLNVTDGKVDGESLLSVVLNENATNAILQEILQSMRFEEAYGFVQEELREITVVATNGEGIEIKRFKKVELNSYPTFDGCPMGELICPDFSPTSGASSIVDINGTTVLGLSDLTGGFTAPEGSYFKVEKFNGELLINDKAVVKDQNDSISSIDVAKFTPNRGSGQYNIIYGTLYFLTSPDTYFEVPAPARVFADVDNTVLSPTFTHAGNQTVDQNAGATTKLNFITSIDDGDLLSDQEVTFLITENDNTDLFSSVPAISNSGILTYTPKSDTYGKANLTVTMSNEDDQTSTQDFTIYVTPTGLLINEIQPKASADFEFVEIFNNSNETQNLSGLVLVLFNGSNDLAYKDIGLEGTLVGSDYLVIGGEQVPNLDEDWGSTSFQNGTDAVALYVGSTSDFNTSSPPSLDGLVDVIVYGDSDGETLRASFGNAALRAPGDDSNSLSRTVDDSNVFVVQPETPGESNINQAITLTISGLTGLNKVYDRNTATQAEGTAELSGIEEGDDVSLGGTPEFNFSTSDVGTNLEILVTGYLLEGADKDKYELSLPTLTGNITPKELTVSVTANNKVYDKTTTGTVGSAGLSGIESGDVVTIDGSPSAFAFGSDDVGSGVTVTATGTYTLTGTDAGNYTLSQPTLSADITPKELTINVTANNKTYDKTTTGTVGSASLSGVEIGDVVTIDGSPSAFAFASDDVGTGIAFTATGNYTITGTDAGNYTVSQPSGLSADITAKGLTVDVTANNKTYDKTAAATVGSASLSGVESGDVVTIDVSPSAFAFVSDDVGTGIAVTATGNYTITGTDAGNYTVSQPTLSADITAKGLTVDVTANNKTYDKTTAATVGSASLSGVEIGDGVTIDVSPSAFAFVSDDVGTDIVVTATGNYTITGTDVGNYTLSQPTLSADITAKGLTVDVTANSKTYDKTTAATVGSASLSGVEIGDVVTIDVSPSAFAFVSDDVGTDIVVTATGTYTLTGTDAGNYTLTQPSGLSADITAKGLTVDVTANNKTYDKTTIATVGSASLSGIESGDVVTIDGSPSAFAFASDDVGTGIAVIATGTYTITGADVNNYSVTQPSGLSADITPKVLSVIAQADNKTYDGDVTATVSSASLNTDEEVIENDDVSIDESPSAYAFVDSDAGSGKSVVIVEGEFTLSGNDAHNYMVTQPDNLSADIIPKGLTLIVTVNDKVYDGELSTTVDQASIEGLIEGDLVTLSAPNTLDFVDPSVGNDKTVVVDELFSIEGAAASNYFIDDSQSEGSILPKELSITGLVGIDKTYDGSTAASTNGIANLTGLVGEDEVVLDGNPTFIFTSANVADNITITTSGYAISGAEAGNYTIIQPILSADISAKALVIVGITGDNKVYDGGTSASISGSAALTGSVTGDDISISGMPEFTFENKNVGTGIAVTATGDYTLTGADANNYTVLRPTLTADIIAKELTISVAANNKTYDKTTSATVGSASLSGIEGGDVVTIDGSPSAFAFASDDVGTGIVVTATGTYTLTGTDAGNYTVSQPTLSADITAKTLTVTGLTGDNKIFDGNTTASASGTAVLNGVIGADDVILDGVPVYTFVSSSVGTGIVINTSGYFLIGSDAGNYTVTQPTLSGDITEPTVAFALTTSNQSESASTANINVALSSVTAAAVTVNYTVSGTATGSGTDYTLADGTLTINPNSSSEDISISIIDDLLDEFDETVVVTLNNPTGATLGSNTVHTYTINDNDDAPTVQFDIATDGQSENEEAQDLPISISAESGKTVTVDYAVTGTATGSGTDYTLADGTFTFNAGDVGRTFFLTGIVNDLLDEDDETIIITLSNPSNATLGGQQTLTYTIQDDDASPTVILSVGDNTIDEASGTSNITATLSAISGRDVTVNLGYTGTATNGTDYNSTASTSITIPAGQSSANAAIGLTATQDTDGEGNETIIIEITSVVNGTEDGIQQQTITLVDDDDITAPSGYSVTMDDELIGGAETATSTFTFVGAEVGANYNYTVSSDGGGNDVTGTGTIATATDQITLADLSGLVDGTLTLTVALTDPSGNIGTAVTSSTTSKDTTAPNAPMVNSITTDSGSNGTDQITNDNTPDVNGTAEANAMVEVFVDGSSVGTTSADMDGNWTMAYNGNDPITDGELVITATATDEAGNQSSESSALNVIIDTTAPTAPMVISISTDSGANGADQITNDNTLYINGIAEGDATVEVLIDGISIGHTTADSNGNFSFDHTGTELSDASYSLTAKATDIAGNESAESTEFDLTIDTASPEVISIVRKEADQLRTGAEEANFTVIFSEIIIDVDIADFAITLSGTTGVINTVTAIDGKTYEVNVNGISGEGTIGIEVVDDDSILDEVGNPLGGIGADNGNFTAGEIYTTNFAPIDIIDLGCFVENNSIGDVVRELISVDRDTDDHHVYSLVEGIGDADNASFTIDGNQLKAAEIFDFETANSYSIRVKTDDGFGGVFEKALTIDIGNELEPSITIAETETAFDVSALGLSQERTINVTNNGEVLVQVTTAVTSNNFNASPSIFDIEVGETVQITISFVPTEARTYNESFTFIYEGGEVNHPVSGEGAVITSVDQKIDPASISVYPNPADKLLTIDLSKLAVSQIDVEIVNTVGLKIISMSTSTDEVIQLDISSYKSGVYILQFNNGVSMARKKIVIKR; this is encoded by the coding sequence ATGCGCCAATACGAACCAGTCAAAAGTAGCTTAGGTTTAGTTTTTTTTAGTCTACTCTTTAATGTTGTCTCTTTTTTAACGGGCGAGAATACCGCTGCGATACCCGATAATCTACAGTTTACTGGTACAATTACTTTTGAACACGTGAAAGATGTTGGAGGAACTTTCGCCACTGATAATGCCCAGTTTTATACTTCGGAAAGTCAAGAGCATGTATTAGTCGTAGACGGGGAAAGTTTAGGGACGCGAGGTGCCGATAATAGGGTGTATAGCTATACTGAAGACGATATTGAAGCTCAAAACGACTTTGAAACCAAGATAAGGTTATCATTTTCTGAGTCAGAATTATTTGATGTTACCAGCACAAATTCAATTTACATCTACAATAATGGAAATGAGGCAGTTTTCAGTATTACGAGTAATACAGGTCAAATGGCCGGTTTAGTTTCGATACCAGGGCAGTCAGGTATTGCCGTTAATCTTACCGACAATAACACAGCAATTTCCTTTATCGATATCACTACGAACAACAACTTCTCTATTTACATTTCATCACTAGCCATAGAAAATGTTACTACGAGCAATGCACCTGCTCTCGATGTAGGCGATGCGACAATTACTTTTGCTCAAGGAGATGAACCGATACAGATTTCTCCAGCTGGCACTGTCAGTTTAGCAGATGAAACCTTATGGGACGGGGGCAGTTTGTCCGCCCAAATCTCAACCAATGCGAAACCAGGAGATTCTCTTTCGATTTTAGATGATGACGGCGACGACCTAGCTATTTCCATTGATGATACAGATTTATTGGCCAATGATGTGGTAGTGGGTAGTCTTAATGTCACCGATGGGAAGGTAGATGGCGAAAGCTTATTGTCAGTGGTCCTGAACGAAAATGCTACTAACGCAATTCTCCAAGAGATTTTACAGTCCATGAGGTTTGAAGAAGCCTACGGATTCGTTCAGGAGGAACTTCGAGAAATAACGGTAGTAGCTACAAATGGCGAAGGGATAGAAATCAAAAGATTTAAGAAAGTTGAATTGAATAGCTATCCTACATTTGACGGATGTCCTATGGGAGAGTTAATATGCCCTGACTTCTCACCCACTAGTGGGGCAAGTAGTATTGTTGACATTAACGGAACTACCGTACTTGGTTTGTCAGACCTAACAGGAGGATTTACAGCTCCAGAAGGGAGTTATTTTAAAGTTGAAAAGTTTAATGGTGAATTATTAATTAATGATAAGGCTGTTGTCAAAGATCAAAACGACAGCATTAGCTCAATCGATGTTGCCAAGTTTACACCAAATCGGGGAAGTGGCCAATACAATATTATTTATGGCACTTTGTACTTTCTGACAAGTCCGGATACATACTTCGAAGTTCCAGCACCTGCTCGGGTTTTTGCGGATGTAGATAATACAGTTTTGTCGCCGACTTTCACTCATGCTGGAAACCAAACTGTCGATCAAAATGCTGGTGCTACTACTAAATTGAATTTCATTACATCCATTGATGATGGTGATCTACTTTCGGATCAAGAAGTGACATTTTTAATCACTGAAAATGATAACACAGATTTATTTAGTTCGGTACCTGCCATTTCCAATAGTGGAATTCTAACCTATACTCCAAAATCAGACACTTACGGAAAGGCTAATTTAACCGTAACCATGTCTAACGAAGATGATCAAACGTCCACACAAGATTTTACGATTTATGTAACGCCAACGGGCTTATTAATAAATGAAATACAACCCAAGGCAAGTGCTGATTTTGAGTTTGTGGAGATCTTTAATAATAGTAACGAAACCCAAAATTTAAGTGGTTTAGTGTTGGTTTTATTCAATGGGTCCAATGATTTGGCTTATAAAGATATCGGACTTGAAGGCACCCTCGTTGGTAGCGATTATTTAGTAATTGGTGGCGAGCAAGTACCTAATTTAGATGAAGACTGGGGGAGTACTTCGTTTCAAAATGGTACTGACGCCGTAGCCTTGTATGTTGGTTCAACTTCGGATTTCAATACATCGTCACCGCCAAGTTTAGATGGGTTGGTAGACGTGATTGTTTATGGTGACTCAGATGGCGAAACTTTGAGAGCCTCCTTTGGTAATGCAGCCCTCAGAGCTCCAGGGGACGATAGTAACTCACTTTCTCGTACAGTAGATGATTCCAATGTTTTTGTGGTACAACCAGAAACACCGGGAGAATCAAATATTAATCAGGCTATAACGCTTACAATTAGTGGTCTTACAGGTCTAAATAAGGTTTATGATCGGAATACTGCGACACAAGCTGAGGGAACAGCTGAGCTGTCAGGTATAGAAGAAGGAGATGATGTTTCATTAGGCGGAACTCCTGAATTCAATTTTAGCACCTCAGATGTTGGAACGAATCTCGAAATATTAGTTACAGGATATTTACTTGAAGGGGCGGATAAAGATAAATATGAACTCTCTTTACCAACATTGACCGGAAATATCACGCCTAAAGAATTAACGGTTAGTGTGACGGCTAATAATAAGGTTTATGATAAGACGACGACTGGTACAGTAGGATCAGCTGGTTTATCAGGTATTGAAAGTGGCGATGTAGTAACGATTGATGGTAGTCCGAGTGCATTTGCCTTTGGAAGCGATGATGTTGGTTCTGGTGTTACTGTCACTGCTACAGGTACCTATACCTTAACAGGTACAGATGCTGGTAACTATACATTGTCGCAACCTACACTTTCAGCAGACATTACGCCTAAAGAATTAACGATCAATGTAACGGCTAATAATAAGACTTATGATAAGACGACGACTGGGACAGTAGGTTCAGCTAGTTTATCAGGCGTAGAAATTGGCGATGTAGTAACGATAGATGGTAGTCCAAGTGCATTTGCCTTTGCAAGCGATGATGTTGGGACTGGCATTGCGTTTACAGCCACAGGCAACTATACAATTACAGGCACAGATGCTGGTAACTACACGGTATCACAGCCGAGTGGCTTATCGGCCGACATTACTGCTAAAGGCTTAACAGTTGATGTCACAGCCAATAACAAGACTTATGATAAGACGGCTGCTGCGACCGTAGGTTCAGCTAGTTTATCAGGTGTAGAAAGCGGAGATGTAGTGACGATAGATGTTAGCCCAAGTGCATTTGCCTTTGTGAGCGATGATGTTGGGACTGGTATTGCAGTTACAGCCACAGGGAACTATACAATTACAGGTACAGATGCCGGTAATTATACGGTATCGCAACCTACACTTTCAGCAGACATTACCGCTAAAGGCTTAACAGTTGATGTAACAGCGAATAACAAGACTTATGACAAGACGACGGCTGCGACGGTAGGTTCAGCTAGTTTATCAGGCGTAGAAATTGGCGATGGAGTGACGATAGATGTTAGCCCAAGTGCATTTGCCTTTGTTAGCGATGATGTTGGGACTGATATTGTGGTTACAGCCACAGGGAACTATACAATAACAGGTACTGATGTTGGTAATTATACACTATCGCAACCTACACTTTCAGCAGACATTACCGCAAAAGGCTTAACAGTTGATGTCACAGCGAATAGCAAGACTTATGACAAGACGACGGCTGCGACGGTAGGATCAGCTAGTTTATCAGGCGTAGAAATTGGCGATGTAGTGACGATAGATGTTAGCCCAAGTGCATTTGCCTTTGTTAGCGATGATGTTGGGACTGATATTGTGGTTACAGCCACAGGTACTTACACTTTAACAGGCACAGATGCTGGTAATTATACCTTGACACAGCCAAGTGGCTTATCGGCAGATATTACAGCTAAAGGCTTAACAGTTGATGTCACAGCTAATAATAAGACTTACGATAAGACAACGATTGCGACCGTAGGTTCAGCTAGTTTATCAGGTATAGAGAGCGGCGATGTAGTGACGATAGATGGTAGTCCAAGTGCATTTGCCTTTGCAAGCGATGATGTTGGGACTGGTATCGCCGTTATAGCAACAGGTACCTACACTATCACAGGCGCAGATGTCAATAATTATTCTGTCACTCAACCTTCAGGACTGTCTGCGGATATCACGCCGAAAGTCTTGTCAGTAATCGCTCAAGCAGACAATAAAACTTATGATGGTGATGTAACCGCTACGGTAAGTTCGGCAAGCTTAAATACCGATGAAGAGGTCATTGAAAATGATGACGTGTCAATTGATGAAAGTCCGAGCGCTTACGCATTTGTAGACTCAGATGCAGGCAGTGGGAAATCGGTCGTCATAGTGGAGGGAGAATTTACCCTGAGTGGAAACGATGCTCACAATTATATGGTCACTCAGCCTGATAATCTTAGCGCAGATATTATTCCAAAGGGATTGACACTAATCGTAACAGTCAATGATAAAGTGTACGATGGAGAATTGTCGACAACTGTTGATCAAGCTTCGATAGAAGGCCTAATCGAGGGCGATCTTGTCACTTTGTCGGCACCGAATACTTTGGATTTCGTAGATCCCAGTGTTGGAAATGATAAAACTGTGGTGGTAGATGAGCTCTTCTCAATCGAAGGTGCTGCTGCTTCCAATTATTTTATAGATGATAGCCAATCAGAAGGAAGCATACTCCCTAAAGAATTGTCGATTACGGGTCTTGTAGGTATTGATAAAACCTATGATGGTAGCACTGCTGCAAGTACGAATGGGATAGCAAATTTAACAGGGCTTGTTGGGGAAGATGAAGTCGTTTTAGATGGAAATCCGACTTTTATATTTACGAGTGCAAATGTTGCTGATAATATCACGATCACTACTTCTGGATATGCGATATCAGGAGCTGAAGCAGGTAATTACACCATTATTCAACCAATACTCTCGGCAGATATTTCGGCCAAGGCTTTAGTGATAGTTGGAATTACAGGTGATAATAAAGTCTATGATGGAGGTACTTCGGCCTCAATTAGCGGCTCAGCGGCATTAACAGGTTCGGTAACGGGTGATGACATCAGTATAAGTGGAATGCCAGAATTTACCTTTGAGAACAAGAATGTCGGAACAGGCATTGCTGTCACAGCAACAGGCGACTATACTTTAACAGGCGCAGATGCTAATAACTACACGGTGTTGCGGCCTACACTCACGGCAGACATTATAGCGAAAGAATTAACGATTAGTGTAGCAGCTAATAATAAGACTTACGATAAGACGACATCCGCGACCGTAGGATCAGCTAGTTTATCAGGTATAGAGGGTGGCGATGTAGTAACGATAGATGGTAGTCCAAGTGCATTTGCTTTTGCAAGCGATGATGTTGGGACTGGCATTGTAGTTACGGCCACAGGTACTTACACTTTAACAGGCACAGATGCTGGTAACTACACGGTATCACAGCCTACACTTTCAGCAGACATTACAGCGAAGACTCTGACAGTGACTGGTCTAACCGGAGACAATAAAATCTTTGATGGTAATACAACAGCTAGTGCTAGCGGTACCGCAGTCTTGAATGGTGTTATCGGTGCAGATGATGTAATCTTAGATGGTGTCCCTGTCTATACCTTTGTTAGCTCAAGTGTTGGAACAGGAATTGTGATCAATACATCGGGTTATTTCCTCATTGGATCTGATGCGGGTAACTACACAGTAACCCAGCCAACGCTTTCTGGTGATATTACAGAACCAACGGTAGCCTTTGCATTAACCACTAGTAATCAATCGGAATCGGCAAGCACAGCGAATATAAACGTTGCTTTATCTTCAGTGACAGCTGCTGCCGTTACTGTGAATTACACAGTTTCTGGAACAGCTACAGGGTCAGGCACAGACTATACCTTGGCCGATGGTACCCTAACAATCAATCCTAATAGTAGCTCAGAGGATATCTCAATAAGTATAATTGATGACTTATTAGATGAGTTTGACGAGACAGTGGTTGTGACCTTAAATAATCCAACTGGAGCAACCTTAGGTAGCAATACGGTACATACTTACACAATCAACGATAATGACGATGCGCCAACTGTTCAGTTTGATATTGCTACAGATGGTCAGTCAGAAAATGAAGAAGCTCAAGACCTGCCTATATCGATAAGTGCAGAGAGCGGTAAAACAGTAACAGTTGACTATGCAGTTACAGGAACAGCAACAGGTAGTGGGACGGATTATACCCTTGCCGATGGTACATTTACTTTCAATGCAGGAGACGTAGGCCGAACATTTTTCTTGACAGGTATTGTTAATGATCTATTGGACGAAGACGATGAGACCATTATCATCACCCTTTCCAATCCAAGCAATGCAACGCTAGGTGGTCAGCAAACTTTGACTTACACGATTCAGGACGATGATGCATCACCAACAGTAATACTTTCAGTTGGAGATAATACGATTGATGAAGCCTCTGGAACAAGTAACATCACGGCTACATTATCGGCGATATCGGGTCGCGATGTTACCGTGAACCTAGGCTACACAGGTACTGCTACGAATGGCACTGATTATAACAGCACAGCCAGTACGTCGATTACAATTCCAGCAGGACAATCTTCGGCAAATGCAGCCATAGGTCTTACGGCCACTCAGGATACCGATGGAGAAGGTAATGAGACAATTATTATCGAAATAACCTCAGTTGTTAATGGTACCGAAGATGGTATTCAGCAACAGACCATCACTTTAGTAGATGATGATGACATCACTGCACCAAGTGGTTACAGCGTAACGATGGATGATGAACTGATTGGAGGAGCAGAAACGGCAACTAGCACTTTCACCTTCGTAGGAGCAGAAGTAGGAGCCAACTATAACTATACGGTGAGTTCAGATGGTGGTGGAAATGATGTGACTGGCACAGGAACAATTGCAACGGCAACTGATCAAATAACGCTTGCGGACCTGTCAGGCTTGGTTGATGGCACATTGACCTTAACAGTAGCCCTAACCGATCCATCAGGGAATATTGGGACGGCAGTAACGAGTAGTACAACATCAAAAGATACAACGGCTCCAAATGCTCCAATGGTGAACAGTATAACTACCGATAGTGGCAGCAACGGCACAGACCAAATCACTAATGACAATACGCCAGATGTAAATGGCACAGCAGAAGCCAATGCCATGGTAGAAGTCTTTGTAGATGGAAGTAGTGTCGGTACAACAAGCGCTGATATGGATGGAAACTGGACAATGGCCTATAATGGCAATGACCCAATAACTGATGGAGAGTTAGTGATCACGGCTACGGCCACTGATGAGGCAGGAAACCAGAGTTCTGAAAGTAGTGCTTTGAACGTAATTATCGACACTACTGCCCCTACCGCACCAATGGTGATTAGTATAAGCACAGATAGTGGGGCGAATGGAGCTGATCAAATTACCAACGATAATACCTTATACATTAATGGTATAGCAGAGGGTGATGCCACTGTAGAAGTACTCATAGATGGAATAAGCATTGGTCATACCACAGCAGATAGCAATGGAAACTTCAGTTTCGATCATACTGGTACTGAACTGAGTGATGCGAGTTACAGTCTGACAGCCAAGGCTACGGATATAGCAGGTAATGAAAGTGCGGAAAGCACCGAGTTTGATCTAACCATAGATACTGCGTCGCCAGAGGTGATTTCCATTGTTAGAAAAGAGGCAGATCAGCTAAGGACGGGAGCTGAAGAGGCGAATTTTACAGTGATATTTTCTGAGATAATAATTGACGTAGATATAGCTGACTTCGCGATTACGCTATCAGGGACGACAGGCGTTATCAACACAGTTACCGCTATTGACGGTAAAACTTATGAGGTCAATGTGAATGGTATTTCAGGTGAAGGTACTATTGGTATAGAGGTTGTTGATGACGATAGTATTCTAGACGAGGTCGGTAATCCTTTGGGTGGAATAGGTGCCGACAATGGAAACTTCACAGCAGGCGAGATTTATACCACCAATTTCGCACCAATTGATATAATAGATTTAGGGTGTTTTGTAGAAAATAATTCGATTGGAGATGTTGTAAGAGAACTAATTAGTGTAGATCGTGATACAGATGATCACCATGTATATTCCCTTGTCGAGGGAATAGGGGATGCCGATAATGCAAGTTTCACAATTGACGGTAACCAGTTAAAGGCAGCTGAAATATTTGACTTTGAAACCGCAAACAGTTACTCCATAAGAGTGAAAACGGATGATGGCTTTGGAGGGGTATTTGAAAAAGCCCTGACAATTGACATTGGAAACGAATTGGAACCATCGATAACTATAGCAGAAACAGAAACTGCTTTTGATGTTTCGGCACTTGGCTTAAGTCAAGAAAGAACGATTAATGTCACTAATAATGGCGAGGTATTGGTTCAGGTTACTACAGCGGTAACTTCAAATAACTTCAATGCATCTCCTTCAATATTCGACATTGAGGTTGGCGAAACAGTTCAAATAACAATTTCTTTCGTACCGACTGAAGCGAGAACATACAACGAAAGTTTCACTTTTATTTATGAGGGAGGCGAAGTAAATCATCCTGTCAGTGGGGAGGGTGCTGTTATTACGTCAGTTGACCAAAAGATAGATCCGGCAAGTATTTCTGTTTATCCTAACCCAGCGGATAAGTTGCTTACAATTGACTTATCAAAATTAGCAGTTAGCCAAATTGATGTTGAAATAGTCAATACGGTAGGGTTGAAGATAATAAGTATGAGCACTTCAACTGATGAAGTAATTCAACTCGATATTTCAAGCTACAAGTCGGGTGTCTATATACTGCAATTCAACAATGGTGTCTCAATGGCAAGAAAGAAAATAGTGATTAAACGATAG